Proteins from one Mycobacterium sp. EPa45 genomic window:
- a CDS encoding HypC/HybG/HupF family hydrogenase formation chaperone, translated as MCLGIPGRVVSLVEGYGGQLALVDVAGEHRRVNIGMLPEETFNAGDWVIIHMGFVVEKTDAQGAQAAWTGLRLMGSGLDDSS; from the coding sequence ATGTGTCTGGGCATACCCGGCAGGGTGGTGAGCCTGGTGGAGGGATATGGCGGTCAGCTGGCGCTGGTCGACGTTGCCGGCGAGCACCGTCGGGTCAACATCGGCATGCTTCCCGAGGAGACATTCAACGCGGGCGATTGGGTGATCATTCATATGGGATTCGTGGTCGAGAAGACCGACGCACAGGGTGCGCAAGCAGCGTGGACCGGTCTCCGGCTGATGGGCAGCGGACTCGACGACTCCTCATGA
- a CDS encoding nickel-dependent hydrogenase large subunit, whose protein sequence is MTTIIPEPSQIKNEPGALVEMAWDPITRIVGSLGIYTKIDFENREVVECHSTSSIFRGYSLFMKGKDPRDAHFITSRICGICGDNHATCSCYCQNMAYGVKPPHLGEWLINLGEAAEYMFDHNIFQENLVGVDYCEKMVSETNPSVLAKAENTAAPQAEMHGYRTIADIMRALNPFTGEFYREALQVSRYTREMFCLMEGRHVHPSTLYPGGIGTTATIQLMTDYMTRLMRYVEFMKKVVPMHDDLFDFFYDALPGYEKVGLRRTLLGCWGSFQDPEVCNFAYRDMEDWGRAMFVTPGVVVDGKLVTTSLVDINLGIRILLGHSYYDDWNDQEMFVKTDPLGNPVDRRHPWNQHTNPRPQKRDFDENYSWVMSPRWFDGTDHLALDTGGGPLARLWSTALAGLVDVGYVKATGNSVQINFPKTALKGPVEFEWKIPAHGSNTIERNRARTYFQAYAAACALHFAEKALVEIRAGRTKTWEKFDVPNEGIGCGFTEAVRGVLSHHMVIRDGKIANYHPYPPTPWNANPRDSYGTPGPYEDAVQGQPIFEENDREHFKGIDIMRTVRSFDPCLPCGVHMYLGEGKSLDKLHTPTQSLTGE, encoded by the coding sequence ATGACAACGATCATTCCTGAGCCGTCGCAGATCAAGAACGAACCGGGCGCCCTCGTCGAAATGGCCTGGGACCCCATCACCCGGATCGTCGGCAGCCTCGGCATCTACACCAAGATCGACTTCGAGAACCGGGAAGTCGTCGAGTGCCACAGCACCTCGTCGATCTTCCGCGGCTACTCGCTGTTCATGAAAGGCAAGGACCCGCGGGACGCCCACTTCATCACCAGCCGGATCTGTGGCATCTGCGGCGACAACCACGCCACCTGTTCCTGCTATTGCCAGAACATGGCCTACGGGGTCAAGCCGCCGCACCTCGGCGAGTGGTTGATCAACCTCGGCGAAGCTGCGGAATACATGTTCGACCACAACATCTTCCAGGAGAACCTGGTCGGCGTCGACTACTGCGAGAAGATGGTCTCCGAGACCAATCCGAGCGTGCTGGCCAAGGCCGAGAACACCGCGGCCCCACAGGCCGAGATGCACGGCTACCGCACCATCGCCGACATCATGCGGGCACTGAACCCCTTCACCGGTGAGTTCTACCGGGAGGCGCTACAGGTGAGCCGCTACACCCGGGAAATGTTCTGCCTCATGGAGGGCAGACACGTCCACCCGTCGACGCTGTATCCCGGCGGAATCGGGACCACGGCGACGATCCAACTGATGACCGACTACATGACCCGGCTGATGCGCTACGTCGAGTTCATGAAGAAGGTCGTACCGATGCACGACGACCTGTTCGATTTCTTCTACGACGCCCTGCCCGGGTACGAGAAGGTCGGGCTGCGTCGCACGTTGTTGGGCTGCTGGGGGTCGTTCCAGGATCCCGAAGTGTGCAACTTCGCCTATCGGGACATGGAGGACTGGGGCCGGGCGATGTTCGTGACCCCTGGTGTGGTGGTGGACGGCAAGCTCGTCACGACCTCACTGGTCGACATCAACCTCGGTATCCGAATCCTGTTGGGACACTCCTACTATGACGACTGGAACGACCAGGAGATGTTCGTGAAGACCGATCCACTGGGTAACCCGGTGGACCGCCGCCACCCGTGGAACCAGCACACCAATCCGCGCCCGCAGAAGCGTGACTTCGACGAGAACTACAGCTGGGTGATGTCGCCACGCTGGTTCGACGGCACCGACCACCTCGCCCTGGACACCGGCGGCGGTCCGCTTGCCCGGCTATGGTCGACCGCGCTGGCCGGACTGGTGGACGTCGGCTACGTCAAGGCCACCGGCAACAGCGTGCAGATCAACTTCCCCAAGACCGCACTCAAGGGTCCTGTCGAATTCGAGTGGAAGATCCCGGCGCACGGCAGCAACACCATCGAACGCAACCGTGCCCGCACCTACTTCCAGGCGTACGCCGCGGCCTGCGCACTGCATTTCGCCGAGAAGGCGCTCGTCGAGATCCGGGCCGGCCGGACCAAGACGTGGGAGAAGTTCGACGTCCCCAACGAGGGCATCGGGTGCGGCTTCACCGAGGCGGTACGCGGAGTGCTGAGCCATCACATGGTGATTCGGGACGGCAAGATCGCCAACTACCACCCCTATCCCCCGACGCCATGGAACGCCAATCCGCGCGACAGCTACGGCACACCAGGTCCCTACGAGGATGCGGTGCAGGGTCAGCCGATCTTCGAGGAGAACGACCGGGAGCACTTCAAGGGCATCGACATCATGCGCACGGTTCGCAGCTTCGATCCCTGTCTGCCGTGCGGGGTGCACATGTACCTGGGCGAGGGAAAATCACTGGACAAGCTGCACACGCCGACGCAGTCGCTGACCGGGGAGTGA
- a CDS encoding neutral zinc metallopeptidase, which translates to MRMKGLALATLVVVLAACGSSPKAGTPTTQVAKADDIKISGDASTPVNKLAISAIADLQKYWGEEYPKLYGSDYKPVAGGFFAVVPSSGKLPPCAESSSDISGNAFYCATKDVVAWDSEKLLPELQSKFGDFVIPIVLAHEWGHAIQARSNFTARTVTKELQADCFAGGWAKHAKDAGVYKVNAAEMDNALAGILELRDSPGTSNIDPSAHGSGFDRVGAFQDGYDNGPTACKAYRDDNPVVVELPFQNAEDEAAGGDMPYDAIVNDVPYDIEDYWAHVYPELTNGEAWVPVKGLEPFDPANPPTCGGNRAEGYALFYCVPEDYIGWDNVDAMPTVYRQGGDFAVATLLATQFGLAAMTRANDKSDDKTQSLRGDCFAGAYTASVLLQNRKDTSSFGISPGDLDEAITALLVFRGDGDVERQGAGFERIRHYRNGVINGAEACLKD; encoded by the coding sequence ATGCGAATGAAAGGTCTGGCACTGGCCACACTCGTTGTTGTTCTGGCGGCCTGCGGTTCCAGTCCCAAGGCTGGCACCCCGACCACCCAGGTCGCGAAGGCCGACGACATCAAGATCAGCGGCGATGCGTCGACGCCGGTCAACAAGCTGGCGATCTCGGCGATCGCCGATCTGCAGAAGTACTGGGGCGAGGAGTATCCGAAGCTTTACGGCAGTGACTACAAGCCGGTCGCGGGCGGCTTCTTCGCGGTGGTCCCGTCGTCCGGGAAACTACCGCCGTGCGCCGAGAGCTCCAGCGACATTTCAGGCAACGCCTTCTACTGCGCAACCAAGGACGTGGTGGCGTGGGACTCCGAAAAACTGCTACCCGAATTGCAGTCGAAGTTCGGCGATTTCGTCATCCCGATCGTGCTGGCACACGAATGGGGGCACGCCATCCAGGCCCGGTCCAATTTCACCGCACGCACGGTGACCAAGGAATTGCAGGCCGACTGCTTCGCCGGTGGTTGGGCCAAACACGCCAAGGATGCCGGGGTCTACAAGGTCAACGCCGCCGAGATGGACAACGCCCTGGCCGGCATCCTCGAGTTGCGCGACTCCCCGGGAACCAGCAACATCGACCCCTCGGCGCACGGCAGCGGCTTCGACCGGGTCGGTGCGTTTCAGGACGGCTATGACAACGGGCCCACCGCGTGCAAGGCCTACCGTGACGACAACCCGGTGGTCGTCGAGTTGCCGTTCCAGAACGCGGAGGACGAGGCAGCCGGTGGCGACATGCCGTACGACGCGATCGTCAACGACGTGCCCTACGACATCGAGGACTACTGGGCGCACGTCTATCCGGAGCTGACCAACGGCGAGGCGTGGGTTCCGGTCAAAGGGCTGGAGCCGTTCGACCCGGCCAACCCGCCGACGTGCGGTGGTAACCGGGCCGAAGGATATGCGCTGTTCTATTGCGTCCCAGAGGATTACATCGGGTGGGACAACGTAGACGCGATGCCGACGGTGTACCGCCAGGGCGGCGACTTCGCCGTCGCGACCCTGCTGGCCACGCAGTTCGGACTGGCCGCGATGACCCGGGCCAACGACAAGTCCGATGACAAGACCCAGTCGCTGCGCGGCGACTGCTTCGCCGGCGCGTACACGGCGAGCGTCCTGCTGCAGAACCGTAAGGACACCAGCAGTTTCGGTATCTCACCCGGTGACCTCGATGAAGCCATCACCGCGCTGCTGGTGTTCCGCGGTGACGGTGACGTCGAACGCCAGGGTGCCGGTTTCGAGCGAATCCGGCACTACCGCAACGGCGTGATCAATGGCGCGGAGGCCTGCCTCAAGGACTGA
- a CDS encoding hydrogenase maturation protease, with translation MKQRILVAGIGNIFLGDDGFGSEVIRSLGETVGAEPDIQVTDYGIGGMHLAYDLLDSWAALVLVDALPDRGSPGALHVFVADHESLGATAALDAHGMDPGTVFASLRALGGVAPPTVVVGCEVADTAEGIGLSEPVRASVNAAVDAVRDTVATLREKLAAQGV, from the coding sequence ATGAAGCAACGCATTCTGGTCGCCGGGATCGGCAACATCTTCCTCGGCGACGACGGGTTCGGATCCGAAGTGATCCGCTCCCTGGGCGAGACCGTCGGTGCAGAGCCCGACATTCAGGTCACCGACTACGGTATCGGCGGCATGCACCTGGCCTACGACCTACTCGACTCGTGGGCGGCACTGGTGCTGGTCGACGCCCTACCGGACCGGGGTTCGCCAGGAGCCCTGCACGTGTTCGTCGCCGACCACGAGTCGTTAGGTGCCACAGCCGCATTGGATGCCCATGGCATGGACCCCGGCACCGTCTTCGCCAGCCTGCGGGCGCTGGGCGGTGTGGCGCCGCCCACCGTTGTCGTCGGGTGCGAGGTGGCCGACACCGCAGAGGGAATCGGGTTGAGTGAACCGGTGCGCGCGTCTGTGAACGCCGCGGTGGACGCGGTACGTGACACAGTGGCGACACTGCGCGAAAAGCTTGCGGCGCAGGGGGTGTGA
- a CDS encoding DUF6084 family protein has translation MTADVAFQVLDVTPERYAVAPILAAEIGITTASDEPIRAVALRCQVRIEPQRRSYTDEEAAGLLDLFGPRERWAATQHNFLWLHATAMVPGFVGTTRVTLPLPCTYDVEVTGSKYFHALRDGAIPLQFLFSGTIFDAGQHTLRVRQVSWQCEDSFDMPVTVWRDLVAQHYPDSGWVRMSHDTIAALCSFKSARGLLSVDDAIGELLTGAGQPTLCTNGSHREHP, from the coding sequence ATGACCGCCGACGTGGCATTCCAGGTACTCGACGTGACGCCCGAACGTTACGCGGTGGCGCCGATCCTTGCTGCCGAGATCGGCATCACCACCGCCAGCGATGAGCCGATCCGGGCGGTCGCACTGCGCTGCCAGGTCCGCATCGAGCCACAGCGAAGGTCATACACCGACGAGGAGGCAGCGGGGCTGCTCGACTTGTTCGGACCCCGCGAGCGGTGGGCCGCCACCCAGCACAATTTTCTGTGGTTGCATGCGACCGCCATGGTGCCGGGGTTCGTCGGCACTACCCGGGTGACGTTGCCGCTGCCGTGCACCTACGACGTCGAAGTGACCGGATCCAAGTACTTCCATGCCTTGCGCGACGGCGCGATCCCGCTGCAATTCCTGTTCAGCGGAACGATCTTCGATGCGGGCCAGCACACCCTGCGCGTGCGGCAGGTCTCCTGGCAGTGTGAGGACTCGTTCGACATGCCCGTCACAGTGTGGCGCGACCTCGTCGCACAGCACTATCCCGACTCGGGGTGGGTGCGGATGTCCCACGACACGATCGCCGCGCTGTGCTCCTTCAAGTCGGCGCGCGGGCTGCTCAGCGTCGACGACGCCATCGGCGAGCTGCTCACCGGCGCCGGCCAACCCACGCTGTGCACCAATGGCTCCCACCGGGAGCACCCATGA
- a CDS encoding SpoIIE family protein phosphatase, translated as MSPSNVRDRIGFAAGLFGWVALPYLAGSVLSWQTFGGGIGPAFFPPAGVTVAAMLLTRRTMWPVIVAAIVVAELAVDLRYGAGWPAAAGFAVANSVEALVGASLVLAWCKGPPDLRKREDLARFVAGAMLLGPLLGGVIGATTTALHDQVAWPMAMVHWWAGDAVGVLMIGAPILLWPLQSHILRARMLETMTVLTGMAVLTVVSFRLELPPALFLLPVMAWAALRLDMLGAVLCGGALAFTANGMANAGYTTFENLDLRRPGQLAIAQAFIAVVVLVAMLTAQEAGGRVTAVRQRQAERRERERLETLANLGQMLSGALTQNQIGDAVLGQVINEAGAQALAVALLNDDGTALDWLAMGGYPEFAAYQFHDSVALDEPTAATDAVRTGEPVIIRTVAEYRRRYPENAKWMVASGGAAVVSWPLTAGGKALGALVLAWADTQPLDTAQLAYTSAVSTMIAQALVRARIYADEHARAAVLQAAVLPTSPAPIDGVDVGVSYEPADLVQGLGGDWYDALELPEGRTYLAVGDVVGHGLPAVEDMAQLRTAGRALALHGLPPAQLLMALNVFTRRASNGKFATMGVAVLDPASATLCYASAGHPPPLLRRASTGTVIRLVGAHGPVLGPIERASYSEGTVEVGEGDIFVMYTDGLIERRGQDIESGMQRVEQLVGDWSGGEALPSACRQLTQTVAPPPRNDDVCVLAVRFGATDAPSSPVPGLTR; from the coding sequence GTGAGCCCTTCGAACGTGCGCGATCGGATCGGATTCGCCGCAGGCTTGTTCGGCTGGGTCGCATTGCCCTACCTCGCCGGGTCGGTGTTGTCCTGGCAGACCTTCGGCGGGGGGATCGGGCCCGCGTTCTTCCCGCCCGCGGGGGTGACGGTCGCGGCCATGCTGCTGACCCGGCGGACGATGTGGCCGGTGATCGTCGCCGCGATCGTGGTCGCCGAGCTGGCCGTCGACCTCCGCTACGGAGCGGGATGGCCGGCAGCGGCGGGATTCGCGGTGGCCAACTCGGTAGAGGCGCTCGTCGGAGCGTCGCTGGTGCTCGCCTGGTGCAAGGGGCCACCTGATCTGCGCAAGCGCGAGGACCTGGCCCGATTCGTGGCCGGTGCCATGCTGCTGGGGCCGCTGCTGGGCGGCGTGATCGGCGCGACGACAACTGCGCTGCATGATCAGGTCGCTTGGCCGATGGCGATGGTGCACTGGTGGGCCGGCGACGCCGTCGGCGTCTTGATGATCGGCGCGCCGATCTTGTTGTGGCCGTTGCAGTCCCACATCCTGCGGGCACGGATGCTGGAAACGATGACCGTCCTCACCGGTATGGCGGTGCTGACGGTGGTGTCATTTCGGCTCGAGCTTCCGCCTGCATTGTTCCTCCTGCCCGTGATGGCGTGGGCGGCGTTACGACTCGACATGCTCGGGGCGGTGCTCTGCGGCGGGGCGCTTGCCTTCACCGCCAACGGCATGGCCAATGCCGGATACACGACATTCGAGAACCTCGATCTGCGCCGGCCGGGTCAGCTGGCGATCGCTCAGGCCTTCATCGCCGTCGTCGTACTGGTGGCGATGTTGACGGCGCAGGAAGCGGGCGGCCGGGTCACCGCGGTGCGACAGCGCCAAGCCGAACGACGCGAGCGGGAGCGCCTGGAAACGCTGGCGAACCTGGGCCAGATGCTCTCCGGTGCCCTGACCCAGAATCAGATCGGGGATGCCGTCCTCGGACAGGTGATCAACGAAGCGGGCGCACAAGCACTCGCGGTGGCACTCCTGAATGACGACGGCACCGCACTCGATTGGCTGGCGATGGGCGGCTATCCCGAGTTTGCGGCGTATCAGTTTCACGACAGCGTGGCCTTGGACGAGCCCACTGCGGCCACCGACGCGGTCCGCACGGGTGAGCCCGTGATCATTCGAACCGTCGCGGAGTATCGCCGACGGTATCCCGAGAACGCCAAGTGGATGGTCGCCAGCGGCGGCGCGGCCGTCGTGAGCTGGCCGTTGACGGCGGGTGGCAAAGCCCTTGGGGCGCTGGTGCTGGCGTGGGCCGACACCCAGCCGCTGGACACCGCGCAACTCGCCTACACCTCGGCTGTCTCCACCATGATCGCGCAGGCGCTGGTACGCGCCCGGATCTACGCAGACGAACACGCCCGCGCGGCGGTCTTGCAGGCAGCGGTGCTGCCGACCAGCCCGGCCCCGATCGACGGTGTGGACGTCGGGGTCAGTTACGAGCCCGCCGATCTGGTGCAGGGTCTCGGCGGGGACTGGTATGACGCGCTCGAATTGCCGGAGGGCCGAACGTATCTGGCCGTCGGCGATGTGGTGGGCCACGGGCTGCCCGCCGTCGAGGACATGGCCCAGCTGCGCACCGCCGGGCGAGCGCTGGCCCTGCACGGTTTGCCCCCGGCCCAGTTGCTGATGGCGCTCAACGTGTTCACTCGCCGCGCCAGCAACGGGAAGTTCGCGACAATGGGTGTGGCCGTGCTGGATCCGGCGTCCGCCACCCTCTGTTACGCCTCTGCCGGTCACCCGCCACCATTGCTGCGACGCGCGTCGACCGGGACGGTCATTCGGCTGGTCGGTGCGCACGGTCCGGTGTTGGGCCCGATCGAGCGCGCGTCCTACAGCGAGGGCACCGTCGAAGTCGGGGAGGGAGACATCTTCGTCATGTACACCGATGGGCTCATCGAGCGGCGCGGTCAGGACATCGAATCCGGAATGCAGCGCGTGGAGCAGCTCGTCGGCGACTGGAGTGGTGGCGAGGCGCTGCCGTCGGCCTGCCGGCAACTGACCCAGACGGTGGCGCCCCCACCCCGCAACGACGACGTGTGCGTGCTCGCAGTGCGCTTCGGCGCTACCGACGCACCGAGTTCACCAGTTCCAGGATTGACACGGTAG
- a CDS encoding DUF5947 family protein: MTTSPMEVLAKIRTTRPAPESTDERCEMCAEPIADEHQHVVNVGARQLMCVCRGCYLLFTDTDAVLRYRAVPDRYLSFPDFALGRKEWDALQIPVGFAFFFHNSALGRMVAFYPGPAGATESDLDMAAWTRVSCDPRVGLLVEDVEALLVRVPESGASPECFLVPIDTCYEFVGGLRLLWRGFDGGTQARQFIDGYFARVAERSVVRLA, from the coding sequence ATGACGACATCGCCCATGGAGGTCCTGGCCAAGATCCGCACCACGCGCCCGGCCCCGGAATCGACCGACGAACGCTGCGAGATGTGTGCCGAACCCATTGCCGACGAGCATCAGCACGTCGTCAATGTCGGTGCGCGTCAACTGATGTGCGTATGCCGCGGCTGCTATCTGTTGTTCACCGACACCGATGCCGTGCTGCGCTACCGCGCCGTGCCGGACCGGTACCTCTCATTTCCCGACTTCGCGCTGGGCCGCAAAGAGTGGGATGCACTCCAGATCCCGGTCGGTTTCGCGTTCTTCTTCCACAACTCCGCGCTGGGCCGCATGGTGGCCTTCTACCCGGGGCCGGCCGGGGCCACCGAATCCGACCTGGATATGGCGGCCTGGACAAGGGTGAGCTGCGATCCACGGGTGGGTCTGCTCGTCGAGGACGTCGAGGCGTTGTTGGTCCGCGTCCCCGAGTCCGGGGCGTCGCCGGAATGCTTCCTGGTGCCTATTGACACGTGCTACGAATTCGTCGGCGGCCTTCGCTTGCTGTGGCGGGGATTCGACGGCGGGACGCAGGCACGACAGTTCATCGACGGCTACTTTGCGCGGGTCGCCGAGCGCAGTGTTGTGCGGCTGGCATGA
- a CDS encoding NAD-dependent epimerase/dehydratase family protein, translating into MLRGVAGSDKLVLGASGFLGSHVTRQLVERGDNVRVMLRKTSSTRGIDDLSVERFYGDIFDDAALKEAMDGCDVVYYCVVDTRANLRDPAPLYRTNVEGLRHVLDAAVNADLRKFVFTSTIGTIGLGTGEVVNEETPVDWGNKGGGYIGSRIAAEKLVMDYHRDKALPAVALCVSNTYGADDWQPTPHGSLVAAAAAGKLPFYMDGMATEVVGITDAARALLLAADHGRAGQRYIISERFLSYRELYETAARAVGRLSPRWGIPKPVMKAIGILGGAAAALTRRDLPLNPTTVRLIGIMAPMDHSKAVRELGWQPRDVHESIREAAEFFDRRRRDRQGP; encoded by the coding sequence ATGCTCCGGGGTGTGGCAGGCAGCGACAAACTGGTTCTGGGTGCGAGTGGTTTCCTCGGCTCGCATGTGACGCGGCAGTTGGTGGAACGCGGTGACAACGTCCGCGTCATGCTCCGCAAGACGAGCTCCACCCGCGGCATCGACGACCTGTCGGTTGAGCGCTTCTATGGCGACATCTTCGACGACGCCGCGCTGAAGGAAGCGATGGACGGCTGCGACGTCGTGTACTACTGCGTCGTCGACACGCGCGCCAACCTGCGCGACCCCGCACCGCTGTATCGCACCAACGTCGAGGGGCTACGTCACGTCCTCGACGCAGCGGTCAACGCCGACCTGCGCAAGTTCGTGTTCACCAGCACGATCGGCACGATCGGACTGGGCACCGGCGAGGTCGTGAACGAGGAGACCCCGGTTGATTGGGGCAACAAGGGCGGCGGTTACATCGGCTCGCGGATCGCGGCCGAGAAGCTGGTCATGGACTACCACCGCGACAAGGCGCTGCCCGCCGTCGCGCTATGCGTGTCCAACACCTACGGCGCCGACGACTGGCAGCCGACGCCGCACGGGTCTCTGGTTGCTGCCGCTGCTGCCGGCAAGCTGCCCTTCTACATGGATGGGATGGCCACCGAGGTGGTCGGCATCACCGACGCAGCCCGTGCGCTGCTGCTGGCTGCCGACCACGGCCGGGCGGGGCAGCGCTACATCATCTCGGAGCGCTTTCTGTCCTACCGCGAGTTGTACGAGACCGCTGCGCGCGCCGTCGGCCGGCTGTCGCCTCGATGGGGCATTCCCAAACCGGTGATGAAGGCGATCGGGATCCTCGGCGGTGCCGCCGCCGCACTGACCCGCCGTGACCTGCCGCTGAATCCGACCACCGTGCGGCTCATTGGAATCATGGCGCCGATGGACCACAGCAAGGCGGTTCGCGAACTGGGCTGGCAGCCCCGCGATGTGCACGAGTCGATCCGGGAAGCCGCCGAGTTCTTCGATCGGCGTCGACGCGACCGTCAGGGTCCCTGA
- a CDS encoding DUF6390 family protein, with protein sequence MTTHLPTSRNGWELFARFAFPPNELGYCGPPDATVLLPGRGYDEISGHAQGFDGAWTYLEEIAAAAGISDPLHAEVVRSYWVGGPLLDAVDPATLTRRLRTAFARQPTGLLDEVHEHGLAHHSFHVFVVYPWVRFLDGDPTTPLRILQACRIRWGLVESVDDEHVVLVSQPLGFDGRRLLLGDPKPETVRWRRGDVTLAPPPSPGDTVAAHWDWICGQLSSEEAAALAEATVSILELVNSVRR encoded by the coding sequence ATGACCACCCACCTGCCGACGAGCCGCAATGGCTGGGAGTTGTTTGCCCGCTTCGCCTTTCCGCCGAATGAGCTGGGCTACTGCGGCCCCCCTGACGCCACGGTTCTACTACCCGGCCGCGGATATGACGAGATCTCCGGACACGCGCAGGGGTTCGACGGCGCTTGGACATACCTCGAGGAGATCGCCGCTGCGGCCGGCATCAGCGATCCGTTGCACGCCGAGGTGGTGCGCAGCTATTGGGTGGGCGGCCCACTGCTGGACGCCGTCGATCCAGCTACCCTCACGAGGCGTTTGCGCACCGCCTTCGCCCGCCAGCCCACCGGCCTGCTCGATGAGGTCCACGAACATGGCCTGGCGCACCACAGCTTTCATGTGTTCGTCGTTTATCCGTGGGTCCGCTTCCTCGACGGCGACCCGACCACACCGTTGCGCATCCTGCAGGCGTGCCGCATCCGGTGGGGCCTGGTCGAGTCGGTTGACGACGAGCACGTTGTGCTGGTTTCCCAGCCACTGGGATTCGATGGTAGGCGGCTCCTGCTGGGCGACCCGAAGCCGGAAACGGTCCGCTGGCGCCGCGGCGATGTGACGCTGGCACCGCCGCCATCGCCCGGGGATACCGTTGCAGCCCACTGGGATTGGATATGCGGGCAGCTCAGTAGTGAGGAGGCGGCCGCGTTGGCCGAGGCTACCGTGTCAATCCTGGAACTGGTGAACTCGGTGCGTCGGTAG
- a CDS encoding Fe-S cluster biogenesis protein NfuA has protein sequence MDADSHWRSAGERIQNLLDASAVGGPVAAARAEQLVREVVDLYGAALTRVVELLDSSATDRLATDDLVASLLLVHGLHPHDVTRRVVHALDAVRPYLGSHGGDVRLVGVTNGVVQLAFSGSCKSCPSSTVTLELAVQDAVRAAAPEVTAIEVVPAEPAVSAAVIPVESLMSRIQTADQHRRTTWHPVPELAELAPGEVAGFSVGGTVVLACRAGADVVAYLDHCPGCAGSLAGARLSGDVLRCPRCHARYDIVHAGAGIAGAGDHLEPVPVLTRDGVPSLALSGEPIGAPA, from the coding sequence ATGGACGCAGACTCGCACTGGCGATCCGCAGGTGAGCGAATACAAAACCTGCTGGACGCCAGCGCAGTCGGCGGACCGGTCGCTGCGGCACGCGCCGAGCAGCTGGTACGTGAGGTCGTCGATCTGTACGGCGCGGCGCTGACCCGCGTCGTCGAGCTTCTCGACAGCAGCGCGACCGACCGGCTGGCGACCGACGACCTGGTCGCCAGCCTGCTGCTGGTACACGGACTGCATCCGCACGACGTGACCCGGCGGGTCGTGCACGCGCTGGACGCGGTTCGGCCCTACCTCGGATCGCACGGCGGCGATGTCCGGCTGGTCGGTGTCACCAACGGAGTTGTGCAGCTGGCCTTCTCGGGTAGCTGCAAGAGCTGCCCCTCGTCCACGGTGACGCTCGAGCTGGCCGTGCAGGACGCCGTTCGGGCCGCCGCACCGGAGGTCACTGCCATCGAAGTCGTGCCCGCGGAACCAGCCGTCAGCGCGGCGGTCATCCCAGTCGAATCGCTGATGTCGCGGATCCAGACTGCCGACCAACACCGCCGGACCACCTGGCACCCGGTGCCCGAACTGGCCGAGCTCGCTCCCGGCGAGGTGGCGGGATTCTCGGTCGGCGGGACCGTCGTGCTGGCCTGCCGGGCCGGTGCGGACGTCGTGGCCTATCTCGACCACTGTCCTGGTTGCGCCGGGTCGTTGGCCGGCGCACGTCTGTCCGGCGACGTCCTGCGCTGCCCGCGATGTCATGCCCGCTACGACATCGTCCACGCCGGCGCCGGAATCGCCGGCGCAGGCGACCATCTCGAACCTGTGCCGGTGCTGACCCGCGACGGCGTGCCCTCGCTGGCGCTGAGCGGCGAACCGATCGGAGCACCGGCATGA